CATCGAGCAGATAGTTCACGGGAAGTCAGCGAGCATTTCGCGAACGGACTCCGTGGTGAGTGGCTCCGCCCCGGTCACCGGGGCGAAGATCTCCGCACCGGTGAATTCGCAGCGGACTTTCCCGACCGCCTGTCCCGGCTCATTTCCCATCGCCCGGCGGCGGAGAAATTCGGAGACGGTGATCCCTGCGGCTTTTGCCTGCCGCCGGATCTCACGGGCCTCGTCCTCACTGACTTTGAAACTGAGGGTCGTCACGGGTATTACCGTAAGTCCCATTCGCTTTTCTTTCAAGTTCCGAACCATGGGCCGGGAAATCCGCCAAGCGGGCCATTTTCCTGTAAGACCCGCGGCCGCGCCGACATTTTCTCCTCCCACTCCGACCCATGAAGCTGCTCCTCATCCTGCTTTCGATCTTCGCTCTCCCCGCCCAAGCGCTGCCGGAAAAACCGAACATCGTGCTCATCCTGGCAGACGATCTGGGCTGAAAGGACGTGGGCTTCAACGGCGCGGAATTCCACGAGACGCCGAATCTCGACCGTTTGGCCGCGGCGGGGATGACCTTCCCCAACGGCTACGCCGGCGCCGGAAACTGCGCGCCGAGCCGGGCCTGCCTGCTTTCCGGGAACTACACCCCGCGCCACGGCGTCTATGCGGTCGGGAGCACGGACCGCGGGCCGAAGAAGCTCCAGCGGCTGGTGCGGGTCCCCAACAAGAGCGGCTTGGCGAAAGAAAACGTGATCCTCGCGGAGGCGCTGAAGTCAGCGGGCTACACGACCGGGATCTTCGGGAAATGGCACCTCGATGGCAAAGACGGCGCCGAGCCGGCCGAGCAGGGATTCGACATCGTCTTCGACCTGCGCGCGGGAAATCCGAACGCGCGCCGCGACGAGCCGCAGGACCCGAAGGGCGTCTTTTCCATCACCCGCGCCGCCTGCGATTTCATCGAGAAGACCAGCGCGACCGGAAAACCCTTCTTCGCCTACGTGTCGCACCACGCGATTCACGGCGCGCTGGAGGCCCGGCCGGAATCATTGGCGAAGTTCAAGGAGAAGGCGAAGAGCAGCAAGGACGGCAACCCGCTCTACGCCGCCTGCACTTATGATCTCGATGCCGGCGTCGGCGAGCTGATGGAAAAGATCCGCGCCCTCGGCATCGCCGAAAAGACCCTCGTGATTTTCACCAGCGACAATGGCGGCACCCAGCAGTCCTCCCAGGAACCGCTGCGCGGCAGCAAGGGCGGATACTATGAGGGCGGCATCCGCGAGCCCTTCCTCGCCGTCTGGCCGGGAGTGATCGAGCCGGACCTCAAGTCGGACGCCCCCGTCATCAATGTGGACCTCTACCCCACCTTCCTCGCATTGGCCGGCGGGAAGATCGCCGAGGGCAAGCAACTCGATGGCACCGACCTCACCCCGCTTCTAACAGGCACGGCCGTCGCTCCCGACCGCAATG
This genomic interval from Luteolibacter arcticus contains the following:
- a CDS encoding sulfatase, whose translation is MGFNGAEFHETPNLDRLAAAGMTFPNGYAGAGNCAPSRACLLSGNYTPRHGVYAVGSTDRGPKKLQRLVRVPNKSGLAKENVILAEALKSAGYTTGIFGKWHLDGKDGAEPAEQGFDIVFDLRAGNPNARRDEPQDPKGVFSITRAACDFIEKTSATGKPFFAYVSHHAIHGALEARPESLAKFKEKAKSSKDGNPLYAACTYDLDAGVGELMEKIRALGIAEKTLVIFTSDNGGTQQSSQEPLRGSKGGYYEGGIREPFLAVWPGVIEPDLKSDAPVINVDLYPTFLALAGGKIAEGKQLDGTDLTPLLTGTAVAPDRNAIFWHFPGYLDQPVIRGRKSDVALGFRSRPVSVIRKGNWKLHLFHEEWMLEGGKDKLATNGAVELYDLSTDPGERHDLALKETARRDELLGDLLTWIASTKATIPAEKNPDYDTSAAARKLAKKTKTVPDPE
- a CDS encoding plasmid mobilization protein — protein: MTTLSFKVSEDEAREIRRQAKAAGITVSEFLRRRAMGNEPGQAVGKVRCEFTGAEIFAPVTGAEPLTTESVREMLADFP